Proteins encoded in a region of the Pelmatolapia mariae isolate MD_Pm_ZW linkage group LG16_19, Pm_UMD_F_2, whole genome shotgun sequence genome:
- the idh1 gene encoding isocitrate dehydrogenase [NADP] cytoplasmic, with protein sequence MSPKIKAGSVVEMQGDEMTRVIWELIKEKLIFPYLELDLHSYDLGMENRDATDDRVTVEAAEAVHRYNVGIKCATITPDEKRVEEFKLKQMWRSPNGTIRNILGGTVFREAIICKNIPRLVSGWTKPIIIGRHAHGDQYKATDFVVPGPGKVEMTYTPANGEPVKYLVHEFEGTGGVALGMYNTDKSIRDFANSSFQIALSKGWPLYLSTKNTILKKYDGRFKDIFQEIYEKEYRAQFEAKGIWYEHRLIDDMVAQAMKSEGGFIWACKNYDGDVQSDSVAQGYGSLGMMTSVLVCPDGRTVESEAAHGTVTRHYRLHQQGKETSTNPIASIFAWTRGLLHRAKLDNNAELRVFSEALEAVCIETIEAGFMTKDLAICIRGLANVKRADYLNTFEFLDKLAENLKIKLASQPKL encoded by the exons ATGTCTCCCAAGATcaaggctggctctgtggtgGAGATGCAGGGAGATGAAATGACTCGGGTCATCTGGGAGCTCATTAAGGAGAAACTCATCTTTCCGTACCTGGAGCTTGACCTGCACAG TTATGACCTTGGGATGGAGAACCGAGATGCAACTGACGACCGGGTGACAGTTGAGGCAGCAGAGGCAGTCCACCGTTACAATGTGGGCATCAAGTGCGCCACCATCACGCCGGACGAGAAACGCGTGGAGGAGTTCAAGCTCAAGCAGATGTGGCGCTCACCCAACGGGACCATCCGTAACATCCTCGGGGGCACGGTGTTCAGGGAGGCCATCATATGTAAGAATATCCCCCGCCTGGTGTCCGGCTGGACCAAGCCCATCATCATCGGCAGACATGCCCATGGAGATCAG TACAAAGCCACAGACTTTGTGGTGCCTGGGCCTGGGAAAGTGGAGATGACCTACACACCCGCAAATGGAGAGCCTGTCAAATATCTTGTCCATGAGTTTGAGG GCACAGGTGGTGTGGCCTTGGGAATGTACAACACAGATAAGTCCATCAGGGATTTTGCTAATAGCTCTTTCCAGATTGCTCTGTCCAAAGGCTGGCCTCTATACCTCAGCACCAAGAACACCATCCTGAAGAAGTACGATGGACGCTTCAAAGACATCTTTCAGGAGATCTATGAGAA AGAGTATCGTGCTCAGTTTGAGGCCAAGGGCATCTGGTATGAGCACCGTCTCATTGATGACATGGTGGCCCAAGCCATGAAATCTGAGGGAGGCTTCATTTGGGCCTGCAAGAACTATGATGGCGATGTACAGTCTGACTCTGTGGCACAAG GCTACGGCTCCCTGGGTATGATGACCAGTGTGCTTGTCTGTCCTGATGGACGTACAGTAGAGTCAGAGGCTGCCCATGGCACAGTGACTCGACATTACAGACTACACCAGCAGGGAAAGGAAACCTCCACCAATCCTATTG CCTCCATCTTTGCATGGACACGGGGCCTGCTTCACCGGGCAAAGCTTGATAACAATGCCGAGCTGCGAGTGTTCTCTGAGGCGCTGGAGGCTGTTTGCATCGAGACCATTGAGGCTGGTTTCATGACCAAAGATTTGGCTATCTGCATCAGAGGCCTTGCAAA TGTGAAACGTGCTGACTACTTGAACACCTTTGAGTTCCTGGACAAATTGGCAGAGAACCTGAAGATCAAGTTGGCAAGCCAGCCCAAGCTGTGA